In the genome of Oncorhynchus mykiss isolate Arlee chromosome 18, USDA_OmykA_1.1, whole genome shotgun sequence, one region contains:
- the LOC110496954 gene encoding lens fiber membrane intrinsic protein-like yields MHSFMGGGLFCAMVGNILLVVSMATDYWMQYRLSGSFAHQGLWRYCMSGKCYMQTDSIAYWNATRALMILSGMSCFAGIIAGILSFAHFSAFERFNRSFAAGIMFFISTLFVLLAMAIYTGVTVNFLGKRFGDWRFSWSYILGWVALLMTFFAGIFYMCAYRMHECRRGGSPTR; encoded by the exons ATGCATAGCTTCATGGGCGGGGGCCTTTTCTGTGCCATGGTGGGGAACATCCTGCTGGTGGTCTCAATGGCAACAGACTACTGGATGCAGTACCGCCTGTCAGGCAGCTTCGCCCACCAGGGCCTCTGGAGGTACTGCATGTCGGGCAAATGTTACATGCAGACGGACAGCATCG CGTACTGGAATGCCACCCGGGCCTTAATGATCCTGTCCGGGATGTCGTGCTTCGCGGGCATCATTGCGGGCATCCTCTCCTTTGCCCACTTCTCCGCCTTCGAGAGGTTCAACCGCTCCTTCGCTGCAGGGATCATGTTTTTCATCTCCA CTTTATTTGTTCTGCTGGCGATGGCCATCTACACGGGTGTGACAGTGAACTTCCTGGGCAAGCGCTTCGGTGACTGGCGTTTCTCTTGGTCTTACATATTGGGCTGGGTGGCACTGCTCATGACCTTCTTTGCAG GGATATTTTACATGTGTGCCTACAGAATGCATGAATGTAGGAGAGGGGGCAGCCCTACACgctag